The Actinobacillus equuli genome includes a window with the following:
- a CDS encoding YwiC-like family protein: MFNDKPVISNQHGALAMAFIPFLYGMFASTPTLNHLFLGLAWLFLYLFSYPFLSLFSKKPTDRNKKWAFIYALISLFCAIPILLTTPQILQFLALILPLAAIQIYYAKQRDERNLLNDIAGYLTFGVIGMASFYLTTEQVNWDILIHPTLFFIGATLYVKSMVRERKNPLYMELSIGFHLLFAIIYLMFGNQWLFVVYLIGLARAIVVPSFGWNVKQVGMFEFPVIFIFMISLIFG, from the coding sequence ATGTTTAATGATAAGCCGGTTATTTCAAATCAGCACGGCGCATTAGCCATGGCATTTATTCCTTTTTTATACGGAATGTTTGCTTCGACTCCAACGCTAAATCACCTCTTTTTAGGTTTAGCATGGTTGTTTCTTTATTTATTTTCTTACCCTTTTCTTTCATTATTTAGCAAAAAGCCAACCGATCGTAACAAAAAGTGGGCGTTCATTTATGCGTTGATAAGCTTATTCTGTGCAATACCGATTTTATTAACTACTCCCCAGATTTTGCAATTTTTAGCGTTAATTTTACCGCTTGCTGCGATTCAAATTTATTATGCAAAACAACGAGATGAACGTAATTTGCTTAATGATATTGCCGGTTATTTAACTTTTGGTGTGATCGGTATGGCGAGTTTCTATCTCACTACAGAACAGGTTAATTGGGACATTTTAATTCACCCAACACTATTTTTTATCGGGGCAACCTTATATGTAAAAAGTATGGTGCGAGAGCGTAAAAATCCGCTGTATATGGAACTGAGTATCGGCTTTCATCTACTGTTTGCGATTATTTATTTAATGTTCGGAAACCAATGGTTGTTTGTAGTGTATTTGATCGGACTAGCGCGTGCAATTGTCGTGCCGAGTTTCGGTTGGAATGTGAAGCAAGTCGGGATGTTTGAGTTCCCTGTTATTTTCATTTTTATGATTAGCTTAATTTTTGGATAA
- the pfkA gene encoding 6-phosphofructokinase translates to MAKQIKKIAVLTSGGDAPGMNAAIRGVVRAALNEGLEVYGIQDGYYGLYNDKVIQLNRRSVSETINRGGTFLGSARFPQFKDPEVRKQAVETLKKYEIDALVVIGGDGSYMGAKLLTEEFGYPCIGLPGTIDNDIVGTDYTIGYQTALETAVEAIDRLRDTSTSHQRISIVEIMGRHCGDLTISAALASGCEYIVVPEKGLDKESLMRNIDEGFKKGKRHAIIAITELMTDVHQLAKEIEARFGHETRATVLGHIQRGGAPCPFDRILASRMGVYAVDLLLQGHGGRCVGIQNERLVHHDIIDAINNMRRPFKEELFDAARKLF, encoded by the coding sequence ATGGCTAAACAAATCAAAAAAATTGCTGTGTTAACGAGTGGTGGTGATGCGCCGGGTATGAATGCTGCGATTCGTGGTGTCGTTCGTGCAGCACTCAATGAGGGTTTAGAGGTATACGGTATCCAAGACGGTTATTATGGTTTATATAATGACAAAGTTATCCAACTTAATCGCCGTTCGGTATCAGAAACAATTAACCGTGGCGGTACATTCTTAGGTTCTGCGCGTTTCCCGCAATTTAAGGATCCGGAAGTGCGTAAGCAAGCGGTAGAAACGCTGAAAAAATATGAAATTGATGCATTAGTGGTTATCGGTGGTGACGGATCTTACATGGGCGCGAAACTATTAACGGAAGAATTCGGCTATCCTTGCATCGGTTTACCGGGCACGATCGATAACGATATCGTAGGTACAGACTATACAATCGGTTACCAAACGGCATTAGAAACGGCTGTGGAAGCTATTGACCGTTTACGTGATACTTCTACTTCGCACCAACGTATTTCAATCGTAGAAATCATGGGACGCCACTGTGGTGATTTAACCATTAGTGCAGCGCTTGCAAGTGGTTGTGAATATATTGTTGTGCCGGAAAAAGGTTTAGATAAAGAATCATTAATGCGTAATATTGATGAGGGCTTCAAAAAAGGTAAGCGTCATGCAATTATTGCGATTACCGAGTTAATGACGGATGTGCATCAGTTAGCAAAAGAAATTGAAGCTCGTTTTGGTCACGAAACGCGTGCAACAGTATTAGGTCACATTCAACGTGGTGGTGCGCCTTGTCCGTTTGACCGTATTTTAGCATCACGTATGGGTGTATATGCGGTAGATTTATTGTTACAAGGTCATGGCGGTCGTTGTGTCGGTATTCAAAACGAAAGATTAGTACACCACGATATCATTGATGCAATTAACAATATGCGTCGTCCGTTCAAAGAAGAATTGTTCGATGCAGCTAGAAAATTATTCTAA
- a CDS encoding aminotransferase class V-fold PLP-dependent enzyme, giving the protein MDIQQITAFRSQFPFFKQQAEWTYLDSAATTLKPQILIDSTTEFYASAGSVHRSQYDLAQSQAYERARDLIVSRFNVESRNAVIWTSGTTHAINLVAYGLEYLLEAGDEIIISVAEHHANFIPWQQLAQRKQAKLVVLPLDANFQLNPTALQQTISTRTKIVALNLVSNVTGIRQPVEQLIPIIRQHSNAKILLDCAQAVCCEKVDVQKLGADFYAFSAHKMYGPTGVGVLTGKLQSLEQIRPLFFGGKMLNDVSESTLSVADLPYRLEAGTPNIAGIIGFGTILEWLEQWDFEALNQAVESLAEEAYKRLKNYKNIQIFSQPGCSTISFTFQGIHHADIAAIMTERKIALRSGEHCAKPYLRYLDQTGTLRLSIAHYNQIEDLECFLEALDLALEILAD; this is encoded by the coding sequence ATGGATATCCAACAAATAACAGCATTTAGATCTCAGTTTCCTTTTTTTAAGCAGCAAGCCGAATGGACCTATCTGGATTCGGCGGCAACAACCTTAAAACCCCAAATATTAATTGATAGCACTACTGAATTTTATGCCTCGGCTGGTTCGGTACATCGTAGTCAGTACGATCTTGCACAGAGCCAAGCCTATGAACGGGCGAGAGATCTCATTGTCTCTCGTTTTAATGTCGAGTCTCGCAATGCGGTAATTTGGACGAGCGGTACAACCCATGCAATTAATTTAGTGGCGTACGGCTTGGAATATTTACTGGAGGCCGGAGATGAAATCATTATTTCCGTAGCCGAACATCATGCGAATTTTATTCCGTGGCAACAGTTAGCGCAGCGTAAGCAAGCAAAATTGGTCGTGTTACCGTTAGATGCAAATTTTCAGCTAAATCCTACCGCTTTACAGCAGACTATTTCTACAAGAACTAAAATCGTTGCCTTGAATTTAGTTTCAAATGTCACTGGTATACGTCAGCCGGTTGAGCAGCTAATCCCAATCATTCGCCAACATTCGAATGCAAAAATTTTATTGGATTGTGCCCAAGCGGTATGTTGTGAAAAGGTCGATGTGCAAAAACTGGGTGCGGATTTTTATGCTTTTTCCGCACATAAAATGTATGGGCCGACCGGTGTGGGTGTGTTAACCGGAAAATTGCAAAGTTTAGAGCAAATTCGACCATTATTTTTCGGTGGTAAAATGCTGAATGATGTATCCGAATCAACTCTTTCTGTTGCTGATTTGCCTTATCGTTTAGAAGCCGGTACGCCGAATATCGCCGGTATTATTGGTTTTGGTACAATTTTGGAGTGGTTGGAACAATGGGACTTTGAGGCGTTGAATCAAGCGGTTGAAAGCTTAGCGGAAGAGGCCTACAAGCGGTTAAAAAATTATAAAAATATCCAAATTTTTTCTCAGCCGGGCTGTTCTACTATCAGCTTTACATTTCAAGGGATTCATCATGCCGATATTGCTGCAATTATGACGGAACGTAAGATCGCTTTACGTAGTGGAGAACACTGTGCAAAACCGTATTTGCGCTATTTAGATCAAACCGGAACTTTACGATTATCGATTGCACATTATAACCAAATAGAAGATTTGGAGTGCTTTTTAGAAGCATTGGATTTAGCACTTGAGATTTTGGCTGATTAG